Proteins from a single region of Gasterosteus aculeatus chromosome Y, fGasAcu3.hap1.1, whole genome shotgun sequence:
- the LOC120814183 gene encoding histone H3: MARTKQTARKSTGGKAPRKQLATKAARKSAPATGGVKKPHRYRPGTVALREIRRYQKSTELLIRKLPFQRLVREIAQDFKTDLRFQSSAVMALQESSEAYLVGLFEDTNLCAIHAKRVTIMPKDIQLARRIRGERA; encoded by the coding sequence ATGGCACGAACCAAGCAGACCGCCCGTAAGTCCACCGGAGGCAAagcccccaggaagcagctggccacCAAGGCCGCCCGCAAGAGCGCCCCGGCCACCGGCGGCGTGAAGAAGCCTCACCGGTACAGGCCCGGTACCGTGGCCCTGAGGGAGATCCGTCGCTACCAGaagtccacggagctgctgatccgcaagctgcccttccagcgtctggtgagagagatcgctcaggacttcaagaccgacctgcgcttccagagctccgccgttatggctctgcaggagtccagcgaggcttacctggtgggcctgttcgaggacaccaacctgtgcgccatccacgccaagagggtcaccatcatgcccaaagacatccagctggcccgccGCATCCGCGGGGAGCGAGCTTGA